The DNA region TTGATATGCGTCAAAATGCATTGTTAGAAAAGTTGACTGAATCACAATTACGGAGTGATGTCCCTGATTTCCGTGCCGGAGATACAGTTAAGGTTTATGCACGTATCGTCGAAGGATCACGTGAACGTATCCAATTGTTTGAAGGTGTTGTAATCAAGCGTAAGGGTGCTGGTATCCAAGCAACTTACACTGTTCGTAAGATTTCGAGCGGTGTAGGTGTTGAACGTACTTTCCCATTACATTCACCACGTGTTGATAAGATTGAAGTTGTTCGTTACGGTCGTGTTCGTCGTGCGAAGTTGTACTATTTGCGTGCATTGCACGGTAAAGCAGCTCGTATCAAAGAAGCTCGTCGCGGTTAATTTGAACAGCATAAAAAACTATCCGATAGTTCGGATAGTTTTTTTGTTGCATTAAATAATTTTTGCATTTTGTTAATAGATGCAGAGCGGCATTATTTCACGTATAATAGATTAAATATAGAGAATAAATAAAGGAGCGCAAAATGAATATTGAAGAAATGCAGGCGCGCCAAAAACATATCCGTAATTTTAGTATTGTGGCTCATATTGATCATGGGAAATCAACGATTTCTGATCGGATACTAGAGGCCACACATACTGTAGCTGCTCGAGATATGCAGTCTCAGCTTTTAGATACC from Weissella diestrammenae includes:
- the rplS gene encoding 50S ribosomal protein L19 gives rise to the protein MRQNALLEKLTESQLRSDVPDFRAGDTVKVYARIVEGSRERIQLFEGVVIKRKGAGIQATYTVRKISSGVGVERTFPLHSPRVDKIEVVRYGRVRRAKLYYLRALHGKAARIKEARRG